A DNA window from Bacteroidota bacterium contains the following coding sequences:
- a CDS encoding nucleotidyltransferase family protein translates to MNTKEEIIQFLRNNKNFLREKFHLTKIGVFGSFARGDQKPNSDVDILIELEEEAKNIFDLEYDLRELLKKQFNRNVDICEEKYIKSYFKPYILRDAIYV, encoded by the coding sequence ATGAATACTAAAGAAGAAATAATTCAGTTCCTCAGAAACAATAAAAATTTCTTGAGAGAAAAATTTCATCTTACAAAAATCGGTGTATTCGGTTCATTTGCCAGAGGCGACCAAAAACCAAACAGTGATGTTGATATTCTGATTGAACTGGAAGAAGAAGCAAAAAATATTTTCGACCTCGAATATGATTTGCGCGAACTGCTGAAAAAACAATTCAACCGCAATGTAGATATATGCGAAGAAAAATATATTAAATCTTATTTCAAACCCTACATCTTAAGAGACGCAATCTATGTCTGA
- a CDS encoding T9SS type A sorting domain-containing protein: MKTRFLILSIAFAGIANAQGIWSQKTNLTGSARRLAVGFSIGNKGYIGTGRNGATYYNDLWEWDKSTNAWTQKANMPGVARSNAVGFSIGTKGYIGTGYDGTNYLADFYEWNQANNTWSAKASFGGGIRVSAVGFSIGTKGYIGTGYSSTYTQDFWEWNQTTDTWIQKANFLGIGRYFATGFSIGNKGYIGTGYDGTNSFQDFYEWNQLTDMWTQKADFDGGPTLGAVGFSIGSRGYIGTGAPDININTSTDYFSEYDPSSDTLNGTPWQYKASFGGGTREYAVGFSIGSYGYIGTGRDASNTMWADLWEWCSLQVNSFTKVNVLCYGGNNGSAKVNMFGGTLPYTYNWNNGQTMQTATGLIAGNYTVTITDNGGCNSTGTVSITQPNQLTVTALTINNPVCNHTGIINANVFGGTQPYTYSWSNGQTTSSISGLMAGNYTVTINDNNNCISTSTVSLTNNYLPTPNICMVTVDSLSLNNIIVWDKTSYAGTSIDSFIIYREITTNNYLQIGAVKYDSLSLFIDTVKTKYFPNTGDPNAGTYRYKIAAKDTCGNYSALSPYHNTIFITNNSGNFSWAQLYTIEGSSNPVSAYDLLRDDNSTGNFQPVASVAGTQQNVTDPAYATYQTTASWRVKTQWSIICTPTIKNVIPFSSSLNSSKSNVYKNGMVGINENSDGSDFNIFISPNPSNGIFTIQSPNKISNIEISNLIGEKIYSSKVNSSQTEIDLTKQPQGIYFIKVNSEKGTSIKKLIKE; encoded by the coding sequence ATGAAAACAAGATTCCTCATCTTATCAATTGCATTTGCTGGAATTGCAAACGCCCAAGGCATTTGGTCTCAAAAAACAAATCTCACTGGTTCAGCAAGAAGGCTGGCGGTTGGTTTTTCCATAGGAAATAAAGGATATATTGGAACTGGAAGGAATGGCGCTACTTATTATAATGATTTATGGGAATGGGATAAATCAACTAATGCATGGACACAAAAAGCGAATATGCCTGGAGTTGCACGAAGTAATGCTGTAGGATTTTCAATAGGAACTAAAGGATATATTGGAACAGGATATGATGGTACAAATTACCTTGCAGATTTTTATGAATGGAATCAAGCAAACAATACTTGGTCGGCAAAAGCAAGTTTTGGAGGAGGTATAAGAGTATCTGCGGTTGGATTTTCCATCGGCACAAAAGGATATATAGGAACAGGATATAGCAGCACTTACACACAGGATTTCTGGGAATGGAACCAAACAACTGATACATGGATTCAGAAGGCAAATTTTCTTGGGATAGGAAGATATTTTGCAACAGGGTTTTCAATAGGCAATAAAGGATACATTGGAACAGGATATGACGGCACTAATTCTTTTCAAGATTTTTATGAATGGAATCAATTAACTGATATGTGGACTCAAAAAGCGGATTTTGATGGAGGACCAACTTTAGGAGCAGTCGGTTTTTCAATAGGAAGCAGAGGATACATCGGAACAGGTGCACCTGATATTAATATTAATACTTCTACTGACTATTTTAGTGAATATGACCCATCTTCTGATACATTGAATGGAACTCCATGGCAATACAAGGCGAGTTTTGGAGGTGGAACAAGAGAATATGCTGTCGGCTTTTCTATTGGATCTTATGGATATATTGGCACGGGAAGAGACGCATCTAACACCATGTGGGCAGATTTATGGGAATGGTGTTCTTTACAAGTTAATTCTTTTACAAAAGTTAATGTGTTATGTTATGGAGGAAATAATGGAAGTGCAAAAGTAAATATGTTTGGAGGCACTTTACCGTATACTTACAATTGGAATAATGGACAAACTATGCAAACAGCTACCGGACTTATTGCGGGAAATTATACTGTTACAATTACTGATAATGGCGGTTGCAATTCCACTGGAACAGTTTCAATCACACAGCCAAATCAACTTACTGTTACTGCATTAACCATTAATAATCCTGTATGTAATCATACGGGGATAATAAATGCAAATGTTTTTGGTGGCACACAACCCTATACTTATTCATGGAGCAACGGACAAACTACATCATCAATTTCAGGGCTTATGGCAGGAAATTATACAGTTACTATCAATGATAATAACAACTGCATTTCTACTTCGACTGTCTCTTTAACAAATAATTATTTACCTACTCCAAATATTTGCATGGTAACAGTTGATTCACTTTCATTGAATAATATTATTGTTTGGGATAAAACTTCTTATGCTGGAACAAGCATTGATAGTTTTATTATTTATAGAGAAATTACTACCAACAACTATTTACAAATTGGAGCAGTAAAATACGACTCTTTAAGTTTATTTATTGACACAGTAAAAACAAAATATTTTCCCAACACTGGCGACCCAAATGCAGGAACATATCGTTACAAAATTGCTGCGAAGGATACCTGCGGTAATTATTCGGCTTTAAGTCCATATCACAATACCATTTTCATTACAAATAATAGCGGGAATTTTTCTTGGGCGCAACTTTACACTATAGAAGGAAGTTCAAATCCTGTAAGCGCGTATGATTTATTGAGGGATGATAACAGTACTGGAAATTTTCAACCTGTGGCAAGCGTTGCCGGAACTCAACAAAATGTTACCGATCCTGCTTATGCTACTTATCAAACCACTGCATCGTGGCGAGTAAAAACTCAATGGAGTATAATTTGCACGCCTACTATAAAAAATGTTATTCCTTTCAGCAGTTCACTCAATTCATCTAAATCCAATGTATATAAAAATGGCATGGTTGGAATAAATGAAAATTCGGATGGCAGTGATTTTAATATTTTCATTTCTCCAAATCCATCAAATGGAATTTTCACGATTCAATCTCCAAATAAAATTTCAAACATTGAAATCTCAAATCTCATAGGAGAAAAAATATATTCTAGTAAGGTAAATTCTTCTCAAACAGAGATTGATTTAACCAAACAACCGCAAGGAATTTATTTTATCAAAGTAAATTCCGAGAAAGGAACAAGCATTAAAAAATTAATCAAAGAATAA
- a CDS encoding DUF3883 domain-containing protein gives MSTQDIERKAESAVKKYEKKHGRETTPYRKTGMDMISSGKNTKRYIEVKGTKHSSKPITLTEKQYNNLRDKKNSYLYVVTDIGKNAKVNAIKGSDIGLIKNPKWEKTIRIKFQEIIKQKITK, from the coding sequence ATGAGTACTCAAGACATTGAGCGCAAAGCAGAAAGTGCTGTTAAGAAATACGAAAAAAAACATGGCAGAGAAACTACACCGTATAGAAAAACTGGAATGGATATGATTAGCTCAGGAAAAAATACTAAAAGATATATTGAAGTTAAAGGAACTAAACATTCTTCAAAACCAATTACTTTAACTGAGAAGCAATACAATAATCTTCGGGATAAAAAAAATTCATATCTCTATGTAGTAACTGATATAGGTAAAAATGCAAAGGTAAACGCCATCAAAGGATCTGATATTGGTTTGATAAAAAACCCAAAATGGGAAAAAACGATTAGAATTAAATTCCAAGAAATTATAAAACAAAAAATAACAAAATGA